Proteins encoded by one window of Actinocorallia herbida:
- a CDS encoding TetR/AcrR family transcriptional regulator gives MTSSTGMSDKIIEGAMRAVARYGVRKFSMSDICEEAGISRGSLYRYFKSKEQVLEAVGDHVERAIRDTLVTAVDTNPEPAARLEVVLQAMLDYRTEHPATMQLIEAEPAFALELLTRQVGMLLSLVTDLLDPVLRDAPPIRDGSMTKRQLAEVFIRLVLSVYLIPTTGSEETAKRVAVMWQSMTAASAPAAKPGRKRAAG, from the coding sequence GTGACCTCAAGCACCGGGATGTCAGACAAGATCATCGAGGGTGCCATGCGCGCCGTCGCCCGTTATGGCGTGCGCAAGTTCTCGATGAGCGACATCTGCGAAGAGGCCGGCATCTCCCGGGGCAGCCTGTACCGCTACTTCAAGAGCAAGGAGCAGGTACTCGAAGCCGTCGGCGACCACGTGGAACGCGCCATCCGCGACACGCTGGTCACCGCGGTGGACACGAACCCCGAACCGGCGGCCCGCCTTGAGGTCGTCCTCCAGGCGATGCTCGACTACCGAACCGAGCACCCTGCGACGATGCAGCTCATCGAGGCCGAGCCGGCGTTCGCGCTGGAGCTCCTCACCCGGCAGGTCGGGATGCTGCTCAGCCTCGTCACCGATCTCCTCGACCCGGTGCTGCGCGACGCGCCGCCCATCCGCGACGGGTCCATGACCAAGCGGCAGCTCGCGGAGGTCTTCATCCGGCTGGTGCTGTCGGTCTACTTGATCCCCACCACCGGCTCGGAGGAGACCGCCAAGCGCGTCGCCGTCATGTGGCAGTCCATGACGGCGGCCTCAGCCCCCGCGGCCAAGCCGGGCCGGAAGCGTGCCGCCGGCTGA
- a CDS encoding acyl-CoA dehydrogenase family protein: protein MIERLDGMERMVFAEEHEDFREVVARFYREEIVPEYAAWEAAGAPPRDFWRRAGELGLLGLQIPEEYGGSGAETFLLNVILTEECQAAGVALGGLRVHTDICMPYFLRYCTEEQRKRWMPRLVSGEAVAALAMSEPGAGSDVKSLTTRAVREGDHYVVNGAKTFISNGSSADLVITAVRTGAEGTREGISLLVIEADTPGFHRGRNLPKLGLKAQDLTELSFTDVRVPAENLLGEEGRGFEYLTANLAQERLSIAVNSQAAAAQALRTTLDYVRERKAFGTTVGAFQNTKFELAACATEVEAGQALLDRALLLHEQGRLTGHDAAKVKLYCTELQGRVVDRCLQLHGGYGYMLEYPITRAYADARVSRIYAGSSEVMKVIIAKSMGL from the coding sequence ATGATCGAAAGGCTGGACGGTATGGAACGCATGGTCTTCGCTGAGGAGCACGAGGACTTCCGGGAGGTCGTCGCCCGCTTCTACCGCGAGGAGATCGTCCCCGAGTACGCGGCCTGGGAGGCCGCCGGGGCACCGCCGCGGGACTTCTGGCGGCGGGCGGGCGAACTCGGCCTGCTCGGTCTGCAGATCCCGGAGGAGTACGGCGGCAGCGGTGCGGAGACGTTCCTGCTCAACGTGATCCTCACCGAGGAGTGCCAGGCGGCGGGGGTGGCGCTGGGCGGGCTGCGGGTGCACACCGACATCTGCATGCCGTACTTCCTGCGCTACTGCACCGAGGAGCAGCGCAAGCGGTGGATGCCGCGCCTGGTGTCGGGTGAGGCGGTCGCGGCGCTGGCGATGTCGGAGCCCGGCGCGGGATCGGACGTCAAGTCGCTCACCACCCGGGCCGTCCGCGAAGGCGACCACTACGTCGTCAACGGGGCGAAGACCTTCATCTCGAACGGCTCGTCCGCCGACCTGGTGATCACTGCGGTGCGGACGGGCGCGGAGGGGACCCGCGAGGGCATCAGCCTCCTGGTCATCGAGGCTGACACGCCCGGATTCCACCGGGGCCGCAATCTGCCGAAGCTGGGGCTCAAGGCACAGGACCTGACGGAACTGTCCTTCACCGACGTTCGAGTGCCTGCCGAGAACCTGCTCGGAGAGGAGGGCCGCGGCTTTGAGTACCTGACGGCGAACCTGGCGCAGGAGCGGTTGTCGATCGCGGTGAACAGCCAGGCCGCGGCGGCGCAGGCATTGCGCACGACACTGGATTATGTGCGCGAGCGCAAGGCATTCGGCACCACGGTGGGGGCTTTCCAGAACACCAAGTTCGAGCTGGCCGCGTGCGCTACCGAGGTGGAGGCGGGGCAGGCCCTGCTCGACCGCGCGCTCCTGCTCCACGAACAGGGACGGCTCACCGGCCACGATGCGGCGAAGGTGAAGCTCTACTGCACCGAACTCCAGGGGCGGGTCGTCGACCGCTGCCTGCAACTGCACGGCGGCTACGGCTACATGCTGGAGTATCCGATCACCCGCGCCTACGCCGACGCACGTGTCTCCCGCATCTACGCGGGGTCGAGCGAGGTGATGAAGGTGATCATCGCCAAGTCGATGGGTCTGTGA
- a CDS encoding TetR/AcrR family transcriptional regulator gives MPTPPSTTPRGDADTVVRILDGAMRVAARKGIRKMSMSDISESAGVSRGTVYRYFPSKDHVLGSLTNHALHRWEQHMRAAVAARPRAADRLRVVMDSIVGYGEACPEALEIIRLDQDLGLTFLHSCLPDTVRIMADLLEPVIDEAAVVRARVITGPELAELVYRIGLAAFLVPATRTKQLPRRVAAVWDFLNGAALSVHGADEETGESQAEITQFTGGSRRLA, from the coding sequence ATGCCCACCCCACCGAGCACGACCCCGCGGGGCGACGCCGACACCGTCGTCCGCATCCTGGACGGGGCCATGCGCGTCGCCGCCCGCAAAGGCATCCGGAAGATGTCCATGAGCGACATCAGCGAGAGTGCCGGCGTCTCCCGCGGCACCGTTTACCGGTACTTCCCCTCGAAGGACCACGTCCTCGGATCACTCACGAACCACGCGCTCCACCGGTGGGAGCAGCACATGCGCGCCGCCGTGGCGGCGCGACCGCGGGCCGCCGACCGGCTGCGCGTCGTCATGGACTCGATCGTGGGCTACGGGGAGGCGTGTCCAGAGGCGCTGGAGATCATCCGGCTCGACCAGGACCTGGGGCTGACCTTCCTGCACAGCTGCCTCCCCGACACGGTTCGCATCATGGCCGATCTGCTGGAGCCGGTCATCGATGAGGCCGCGGTCGTACGCGCCCGGGTCATCACCGGTCCCGAACTGGCCGAGCTCGTGTACCGCATCGGACTTGCCGCCTTCCTCGTCCCGGCCACCCGAACCAAACAGCTCCCCCGGCGCGTCGCCGCCGTCTGGGACTTCCTCAACGGCGCCGCGCTCTCCGTTCATGGTGCGGACGAGGAGACCGGGGAAAGCCAGGCCGAGATCACCCAGTTCACAGGCGGGTCGCGCCGCCTGGCCTGA
- a CDS encoding acyl-CoA dehydrogenase family protein encodes MSTALVPRAVRLGPQEEQLRAEVRAFVAEELAAGTFRPRSDSWLTGWDEAFSRRLGERGWLGMTVPRAYGGHDRTALERYVVTEELLAAGAPVAAHWIADRQTAPALLHFGTEALKTRYLPGIAAGTCFFAIGLSEPDAGSDLAAVRTRAVRAEGGWRLTGTKVWTSGAHHAHAFAVLARSSPAEGRDRKSGLSQFVVDLRSPGVTIRPIRLINGAHHFNEVVLDDVFVPDEMVLGVIGQGWNQATSELAFERSGPERYLSTFPLLTALVGALADAGTGRAELGRLVSRVWTVRRLSISVAAALDRGEVPEVAAALVKDLGTRLEQEIIDAARLLVDARPDPGATDGLPRLLADAVLMSPGFTLRGGTNEILRGVVARAMGMR; translated from the coding sequence GTGAGCACAGCACTGGTGCCCCGCGCCGTCCGGCTGGGCCCGCAGGAGGAACAGCTCCGGGCCGAGGTACGGGCCTTCGTCGCCGAGGAGCTGGCCGCCGGGACCTTCCGGCCCCGCTCCGACAGCTGGCTGACCGGCTGGGACGAGGCGTTCAGCCGCAGGCTGGGCGAGCGTGGCTGGCTCGGCATGACCGTGCCCCGTGCTTACGGCGGACATGACCGGACGGCGCTGGAACGCTACGTCGTCACCGAGGAGCTGCTGGCCGCGGGCGCCCCCGTCGCCGCGCACTGGATCGCCGACCGGCAGACGGCGCCGGCCCTGCTCCACTTCGGCACCGAGGCGCTCAAGACCCGGTATCTGCCGGGCATCGCCGCGGGCACGTGCTTCTTCGCCATTGGCCTCAGCGAGCCGGACGCGGGATCGGATCTGGCCGCGGTCCGCACGCGAGCCGTTCGCGCAGAGGGCGGCTGGCGGCTCACCGGGACCAAGGTGTGGACGAGCGGCGCCCACCACGCACATGCCTTCGCCGTCCTCGCGCGCAGCTCCCCCGCGGAAGGCCGGGACCGCAAGAGCGGGCTCTCACAGTTCGTCGTCGACCTGAGGTCGCCCGGAGTGACGATCCGGCCCATCCGGCTCATCAACGGCGCCCACCACTTCAACGAGGTGGTGCTCGACGACGTCTTCGTGCCCGACGAGATGGTGCTCGGCGTCATCGGCCAAGGCTGGAATCAGGCCACCTCGGAGCTGGCCTTCGAGCGCAGCGGCCCGGAGCGGTACCTTTCGACATTCCCACTGCTCACCGCACTGGTGGGCGCGTTGGCGGACGCGGGGACGGGCCGGGCCGAGCTCGGTCGACTCGTCTCGCGGGTCTGGACGGTCCGGCGCCTGTCCATCTCCGTGGCCGCGGCGCTGGACCGCGGCGAGGTGCCTGAGGTGGCCGCGGCCCTGGTGAAGGACCTCGGCACACGGCTGGAACAAGAGATCATCGACGCCGCGCGGCTGCTCGTCGACGCGCGCCCCGATCCGGGCGCCACCGACGGGCTGCCGCGGCTCCTGGCCGACGCCGTCCTCATGTCGCCCGGCTTCACCCTGCGCGGCGGCACCAATGAGATTCTGCGCGGCGTCGTCGCGCGAGCGATGGGGATGAGATGA
- a CDS encoding crotonase/enoyl-CoA hydratase family protein, translating to MGDLKVDQVLVETTGGIMTITIERPAVRNAIDHRTAVSIGEALDELDADPNLAVAVVTGAGGTFCAGMDLKAFAGGQPLPRTERGFAGIAARPPRTPIIAAVEGYALGGGCELALACDLVVASRNAVFGLPEVKRGLTAGAGGLFRLPRRIPYHVAMELILTGQPFGAERAEHLGLVNRLTEPGGALADALALAGTIAENGPLAVAASKRVVVESQDWPQAEAFERQAPILDPVRESEDALEGAQAFAEKRRPVWRGR from the coding sequence ATGGGGGACCTGAAAGTGGACCAGGTGCTCGTCGAGACCACAGGCGGCATCATGACCATCACCATCGAGCGCCCCGCGGTGCGCAACGCGATCGACCACCGGACCGCGGTGTCGATCGGGGAGGCCCTGGACGAGCTCGACGCCGACCCGAACCTGGCGGTCGCGGTCGTCACCGGCGCCGGCGGGACCTTCTGCGCGGGTATGGACCTGAAGGCATTCGCCGGCGGGCAGCCGCTGCCGCGCACCGAACGCGGCTTCGCGGGCATCGCCGCCCGGCCGCCGCGCACCCCGATCATCGCCGCGGTGGAGGGCTACGCGCTCGGCGGCGGTTGCGAGCTGGCGCTCGCGTGCGACCTGGTGGTGGCCTCCCGGAACGCCGTCTTCGGGCTGCCGGAGGTGAAGCGCGGGCTCACTGCGGGCGCGGGCGGCCTGTTCCGGCTCCCGCGTCGTATCCCTTACCACGTCGCGATGGAGTTGATCCTCACCGGACAGCCGTTCGGCGCCGAACGGGCCGAGCACCTTGGCCTGGTCAACCGGCTCACCGAGCCCGGCGGCGCGCTGGCCGACGCGCTGGCGCTGGCCGGGACCATTGCCGAGAACGGGCCGCTGGCGGTCGCCGCGTCCAAGCGCGTCGTGGTCGAGTCCCAGGACTGGCCGCAGGCCGAGGCGTTCGAGCGGCAGGCCCCGATCCTCGACCCGGTGCGCGAGTCCGAGGACGCGCTCGAAGGCGCGCAGGCCTTCGCCGAGAAGCGGCGCCCGGTCTGGAGGGGCCGGTGA
- a CDS encoding NADPH:quinone oxidoreductase family protein yields the protein MRSARVHRHGSPDEVVVEDVAPAPLNGSAQARVRVHAAAVNFPDVLVMAGKYQVSVPVPYTPGCEFAGVVTAAAPDGSGPAVGDAVIGLVTHGAFAEEIVIDSARLTRIPAGLGWHRAAAFGVTYTTAYHALRTVAGVSPGEWVVVLGAAGGVGLAAVDVARAMGARVLAAAGGEDRLELCRAKGAEACVDYRTEDLKTRIRELTGDRAAVVVDPVGGPYSEPALRALTPGGRFVVVGFAAGEIPRIPLNLVLLKGVTIAGVENRTILERMPEVAPAHRAEVLRMLVDGRIDPHVAAVYPLEKVADGLRDVAERRAAGKIIIEMAP from the coding sequence ATGAGGTCTGCCCGTGTACACCGCCATGGCTCTCCGGACGAGGTCGTGGTCGAAGACGTCGCTCCCGCGCCCCTGAACGGGTCCGCCCAGGCGAGGGTGCGGGTGCACGCCGCGGCGGTGAACTTCCCGGACGTGCTCGTCATGGCCGGCAAATACCAGGTCTCGGTCCCGGTGCCCTACACACCGGGCTGTGAGTTCGCCGGAGTGGTCACCGCGGCCGCGCCTGACGGGTCGGGTCCGGCCGTCGGCGACGCGGTCATCGGTTTGGTAACGCACGGGGCGTTCGCCGAGGAGATCGTCATCGACTCCGCGCGCCTGACCCGGATCCCGGCCGGGCTCGGCTGGCACAGGGCCGCGGCCTTCGGAGTCACCTATACGACCGCCTACCACGCGCTGCGCACCGTGGCCGGCGTCAGCCCGGGCGAATGGGTCGTCGTCCTCGGCGCCGCGGGCGGGGTCGGCCTGGCCGCCGTGGACGTCGCGCGCGCCATGGGCGCCCGTGTGCTGGCCGCCGCGGGCGGCGAGGACCGGCTGGAACTCTGCCGTGCCAAGGGCGCGGAGGCGTGCGTGGACTACCGGACCGAGGACCTCAAGACCAGGATCCGCGAGCTGACCGGAGATCGCGCCGCCGTCGTCGTGGACCCCGTCGGCGGCCCCTATTCAGAACCCGCTCTGCGGGCGCTCACCCCGGGCGGCCGTTTCGTCGTCGTGGGTTTCGCGGCGGGGGAGATCCCGCGCATCCCGCTGAACCTGGTCCTGCTGAAGGGCGTGACCATCGCGGGGGTGGAGAACCGCACCATCCTGGAGCGGATGCCCGAAGTGGCGCCGGCGCACCGGGCCGAGGTGCTGCGCATGCTCGTGGACGGGCGGATCGACCCGCACGTGGCCGCCGTCTACCCGTTGGAGAAGGTCGCGGACGGACTTCGCGACGTCGCCGAGCGGCGGGCCGCAGGAAAGATCATCATCGAGATGGCGCCGTGA